One stretch of Variovorax sp. TBS-050B DNA includes these proteins:
- the flgJ gene encoding flagellar assembly peptidoglycan hydrolase FlgJ: MAITESRSPALDQRLALDVQGVDALRNTVRNAPEEGLKQVSRQFEALFMNMVLKSMREATPSSGLLESRDEKIYLSMFDQQLAQNLSGRGVGLAEAMLAQLSRGAGSAEPGADTGLEGLPFPSREGGMPFTPRGDMAAARRTEMPFAPQSGIPLGSAPPSRTGAAGPVDLAIYQRNSERPSPAAMASLQGNVDGFVQRMGSAAQVASAASGVPAPLILAQAALESGWGKREIRADDGTQSFNLFGIKADRSWKGPVVETTTTEYVDGEPQRVRAKFRAYASYDEAFTDYARFITRNPRYAGVLAADTPAEAAHGLQKAGYATDPQYGQKLVRIMQKFS, translated from the coding sequence ATGGCGATCACCGAAAGCAGGAGCCCCGCGCTCGACCAGCGCCTGGCGCTGGACGTGCAGGGCGTCGATGCGCTGCGCAACACCGTGCGCAATGCGCCCGAAGAGGGCCTGAAGCAGGTCTCGCGGCAGTTCGAGGCGCTGTTCATGAACATGGTGCTCAAGAGCATGCGCGAGGCCACGCCCTCGAGCGGCCTGCTCGAAAGCCGCGACGAGAAGATCTACCTCTCGATGTTCGACCAGCAGCTCGCGCAGAACCTCTCGGGCCGCGGCGTGGGCCTGGCCGAGGCGATGCTCGCGCAGCTGAGCCGCGGCGCGGGATCGGCCGAACCCGGCGCGGACACCGGCCTCGAAGGCCTGCCTTTCCCGTCGCGCGAGGGCGGCATGCCGTTCACGCCGCGCGGCGACATGGCGGCTGCGCGCCGCACCGAGATGCCCTTCGCGCCGCAGTCGGGCATTCCGCTCGGCTCGGCGCCGCCCTCGCGCACCGGCGCCGCCGGCCCGGTGGACCTGGCCATCTACCAGCGCAACAGCGAGCGTCCCTCGCCCGCGGCGATGGCCTCGCTGCAGGGCAACGTCGACGGCTTCGTGCAGCGCATGGGCAGCGCCGCGCAGGTGGCGAGCGCCGCGAGCGGCGTGCCCGCGCCGCTGATCCTGGCGCAGGCCGCGCTCGAATCGGGCTGGGGCAAGCGCGAGATCCGCGCCGACGACGGCACGCAGAGCTTCAACCTGTTCGGCATCAAGGCCGACCGCAGCTGGAAGGGCCCGGTGGTGGAGACCACCACCACCGAGTACGTCGACGGCGAGCCGCAGCGCGTGCGCGCGAAGTTCCGCGCCTATGCCTCGTACGACGAGGCCTTCACCGACTACGCGCGCTTCATCACGCGCAATCCGCGCTACGCCGGCGTGCTCGCCGCCGACACCCCGGCCGAGGCGGCGCACGGCCTGCAGAAGGCCGGCTACGCGACCGATCCGCAGTACGGGCAGAAGCTCGTTCGCATCATGCAGAAGTTCAGTTGA
- a CDS encoding flagellar basal body rod protein FlgF: protein MDRMLYVAMSGAKQAMEQQASVANNMANASTPGFRAQINSFRAVPVTGAEAPTRAYVVAATPGADFSHGPLTETGRALDVAVHGEGWLVVQTPDGGEAYTRVGNLQVNAEGQLTTMGSLPVAGDAGPLAVPPGAAVTIASNGLVTARGAGDPAIGVAEVGRLKLVNPPVTDLVRGDDGLFRMRPGLPPAETDEAVTVTTGAVEGSNVNGVEAMVAMIANARSFEMQMKAMRTADDNAQSANKLLAYG from the coding sequence ATGGACCGCATGCTCTACGTCGCCATGAGCGGCGCCAAGCAGGCCATGGAGCAGCAGGCCTCGGTCGCCAACAACATGGCGAACGCGTCCACGCCGGGCTTCCGGGCGCAGATCAACAGCTTCCGCGCGGTGCCCGTCACGGGCGCCGAGGCGCCCACGCGCGCCTACGTGGTGGCTGCCACGCCGGGCGCCGACTTCAGCCACGGTCCGCTCACCGAAACCGGCCGCGCGCTCGACGTCGCGGTGCACGGCGAGGGCTGGCTGGTGGTGCAGACGCCCGATGGCGGCGAGGCCTACACCCGCGTCGGCAACCTGCAGGTCAACGCCGAAGGCCAGCTCACCACGATGGGCTCGCTGCCGGTGGCCGGCGATGCGGGGCCGCTCGCGGTGCCGCCCGGCGCGGCCGTCACCATCGCTTCCAACGGCCTGGTCACCGCGCGCGGCGCGGGCGATCCGGCCATCGGCGTGGCCGAGGTCGGCCGCCTCAAGCTCGTCAATCCGCCCGTCACCGACCTGGTGCGCGGCGACGACGGCCTGTTCCGCATGCGGCCCGGCCTGCCGCCCGCCGAAACCGACGAAGCCGTGACCGTGACCACCGGTGCGGTCGAAGGCAGCAACGTCAACGGCGTCGAGGCCATGGTGGCCATGATCGCCAACGCGCGCAGCTTCGAGATGCAGATGAAGGCCATGCGCACCGCGGACGACAACGCGCAATCCGCCAACAAGCTGCTCGCCTACGGCTGA
- the flgG gene encoding flagellar basal-body rod protein FlgG, with the protein MMRSLYIAKTGLDAQQTQLDVVSNNLANVGTTGFKRSRAVFEDLMYQNLRQVGGQTSDQTRLPSGLQVGTGVHVVATERIHSQGNLTKTDKPTDVAINGGGFFQVLMPDGSTAYTRDGSFQTDRDGQLVTASGFPVQPAITLPANTTSLTVGRDGIVSITQAGQTNTVQVGQLQLATFLNPAGLQSKGENLYAETDASGAPNQVNPGVDGAGLLSQGYVEASNVNVVEELVNMIATQRAYEINSKAVQASDQMLQRLAQL; encoded by the coding sequence ATGATGCGCTCGCTCTACATCGCGAAGACCGGTCTGGACGCACAGCAGACCCAACTCGACGTGGTGTCGAACAACCTCGCCAACGTCGGCACCACGGGCTTCAAGCGAAGCCGCGCCGTGTTCGAGGACCTGATGTACCAGAACCTGCGCCAGGTCGGCGGCCAGACCTCGGACCAGACCCGGCTGCCCTCGGGCCTGCAGGTCGGCACCGGCGTGCACGTGGTCGCGACCGAGCGCATCCATTCGCAGGGCAACCTGACGAAGACGGACAAGCCCACCGACGTCGCGATCAACGGCGGCGGCTTCTTCCAGGTGCTGATGCCCGACGGCAGCACCGCCTACACGCGCGACGGCTCTTTCCAGACCGACCGCGACGGCCAGCTCGTGACCGCGAGCGGCTTCCCGGTGCAACCCGCGATCACGCTGCCGGCCAACACCACCAGCCTGACCGTGGGCCGCGACGGCATCGTCTCGATCACCCAGGCCGGGCAGACCAACACCGTGCAGGTCGGCCAGCTGCAGCTCGCGACCTTCCTGAATCCGGCCGGCCTGCAGAGCAAGGGCGAGAACCTCTACGCCGAGACCGACGCTTCCGGTGCGCCGAACCAGGTGAACCCCGGCGTCGACGGCGCGGGCCTGCTGAGCCAGGGCTACGTCGAGGCCTCGAACGTCAACGTGGTCGAGGAGCTGGTCAACATGATCGCCACGCAGCGCGCCTACGAGATCAACAGCAAGGCGGTGCAGGCGTCCGACCAGATGCTTCAGCGGCTGGCGCAGTTATGA
- a CDS encoding methyl-accepting chemotaxis protein, with the protein MFKHLNFRSLSVGKKLGLLTASAILGVAALTALFLVSERRLILEERQAGVRQVVESAHGLLAHYHALQTKGTLTEPQAKEQAMQAIRALRYSGSEYFWINDMQPRMLMHPISPALEGKDLSSNKDATGKPLFVAFVDIVKAQGAGYVAYLWAKPGSDKPVPKVSYVKGFAPWGWIVGSGVYVDTVQTTIMGRATSLSISALVLAAVLFAIGWAISRGLLKQLGGEPAATAYIARRIAEGDLAMQIDLKRGDQESLLHAIRSMRDSLAKVVGEVRLGTNAIATASGQIAAGNQDLSSRTEEQASSLEQTAASMEELTGTVKQNADNARQANQLALSASEVAVRGGGVVNQVVDTMGSINASSKKIVDIIGVIDGIAFQTNILALNAAVEAARAGEQGRGFAVVASEVRSLAQRSGAAAKEIKGLIDDSVDKVEAGSRQVAEAGRTMEEIVDSVKRVTDIMGEITAASQEQSTGIEQVNQAIAQMDQVTQQNAALVEEAAAAAQSMQEQAASLQSCVGVFRIEAGAGMASAHARPAVAAPRKSTAHQVAAGPHRPAAALPKKHKEASAAPKLAMAGTGSGDWTEF; encoded by the coding sequence ATGTTCAAACACCTGAATTTCCGCTCCCTGAGCGTCGGGAAGAAGCTCGGCCTGCTCACGGCCAGCGCCATCCTCGGCGTGGCCGCGCTGACCGCGCTTTTCCTGGTTTCCGAACGCAGGCTCATCCTGGAGGAGCGCCAGGCCGGCGTCCGCCAGGTGGTCGAAAGCGCGCACGGCCTGCTCGCGCACTACCACGCGCTGCAGACCAAGGGCACGCTCACCGAGCCGCAGGCCAAGGAACAGGCGATGCAGGCGATCCGGGCGCTGCGCTACAGCGGCAGCGAGTATTTCTGGATCAACGACATGCAGCCGCGCATGCTGATGCACCCGATCAGCCCGGCGCTCGAAGGCAAGGACCTCTCGTCCAACAAGGACGCCACCGGCAAGCCGCTGTTCGTCGCCTTCGTGGACATCGTCAAGGCGCAGGGCGCGGGCTACGTGGCCTACCTCTGGGCCAAGCCCGGCAGCGACAAGCCCGTGCCCAAGGTCTCGTACGTGAAGGGCTTCGCGCCCTGGGGCTGGATCGTCGGCTCGGGCGTCTACGTGGACACGGTGCAGACCACCATCATGGGCCGCGCCACCAGCCTGTCGATCAGCGCGCTGGTGCTCGCCGCGGTGCTCTTCGCCATCGGCTGGGCGATCTCGCGCGGCCTGCTCAAGCAGCTCGGCGGCGAACCCGCGGCCACGGCCTACATCGCGCGCCGCATCGCCGAGGGCGACCTCGCGATGCAGATCGACCTGAAGCGTGGCGACCAGGAAAGCCTTCTGCATGCGATCCGCAGCATGCGCGACAGCCTGGCCAAGGTGGTGGGCGAAGTGCGGCTGGGCACCAACGCCATCGCGACCGCCTCGGGCCAGATCGCCGCGGGCAACCAGGATCTGTCTTCGCGCACCGAGGAACAGGCGAGCTCGCTCGAACAGACCGCAGCCTCGATGGAAGAGCTCACCGGCACCGTCAAGCAGAACGCCGACAACGCCCGCCAGGCCAACCAGCTCGCGCTCTCGGCCTCCGAAGTGGCGGTGCGCGGCGGCGGCGTGGTCAACCAGGTGGTCGACACCATGGGCTCGATCAATGCGTCGTCCAAGAAGATCGTCGACATCATCGGCGTGATCGACGGCATCGCGTTCCAGACCAACATCCTGGCGCTCAATGCCGCAGTGGAAGCCGCACGTGCCGGTGAACAGGGCCGCGGCTTCGCGGTCGTCGCCTCGGAAGTCAGAAGCTTGGCTCAACGCTCCGGCGCCGCGGCCAAGGAGATCAAGGGCCTGATCGACGACTCGGTGGACAAGGTCGAGGCCGGCAGCCGCCAGGTGGCGGAGGCGGGCCGCACGATGGAAGAGATCGTGGACAGCGTCAAGCGCGTGACCGACATCATGGGCGAGATCACGGCGGCGAGCCAGGAGCAGAGCACGGGCATCGAGCAGGTGAACCAGGCGATCGCGCAGATGGACCAGGTGACGCAGCAGAACGCGGCGCTGGTGGAAGAAGCCGCGGCTGCCGCGCAGTCGATGCAGGAACAGGCCGCGAGCCTTCAGTCCTGCGTCGGCGTGTTCCGCATCGAAGCCGGCGCGGGCATGGCGAGCGCGCATGCGCGGCCCGCCGTCGCCGCGCCCCGCAAGAGCACGGCACACCAGGTCGCGGCCGGGCCGCATCGCCCCGCGGCGGCCCTCCCCAAGAAGCACAAGGAAGCCTCCGCAGCCCCGAAGCTGGCCATGGCCGGCACGGGCAGCGGCGACTGGACAGAGTTCTAA
- a CDS encoding flagellar basal body P-ring protein FlgI, whose protein sequence is MPAHAERLKELASVQGVRDNPLIGYGLMVGLDGTGDQTMQTPFTTQSLNNMLQQLGITIPQGVNMQLKNVAAVMVTATLPSFARPGQNIDVTVSSMGNAKSLRGGTLLMTPLKGADGQVYAIAQGNMVIGGAGASANGSKVQVNQLSAGRIPGGALVERGVEAQVGGENTFTLELNRSDFGTVQRAVEAINRQFGPGTAQALDARVIQVQAPAAQERVGFLARLEGLEVTPTQAVARVVVNARTGSVVMNQAVRVNDCAVAHGNLSVVINTEPVISQPNALAGGQTVVAQTSQISVNQGGGALQMVRGGASLADVIKGLNSLGANPQDLVSILQAMKSAGALRAELEII, encoded by the coding sequence ATGCCCGCCCATGCCGAACGGCTCAAGGAGCTCGCCAGCGTGCAGGGCGTGCGCGACAACCCGCTGATCGGCTACGGCCTGATGGTCGGCCTCGACGGCACCGGCGACCAGACCATGCAGACGCCGTTCACCACGCAGAGCCTGAACAACATGCTGCAGCAGCTCGGCATCACGATCCCGCAGGGCGTGAACATGCAGCTCAAGAACGTGGCGGCGGTGATGGTGACGGCCACGCTGCCTTCGTTCGCGCGGCCGGGCCAGAACATCGACGTGACCGTGTCCTCGATGGGCAATGCCAAGAGCCTGCGCGGCGGCACGCTGCTGATGACGCCGCTCAAGGGCGCCGACGGGCAGGTCTACGCGATCGCGCAGGGCAACATGGTGATCGGCGGCGCGGGCGCGTCGGCCAACGGCAGCAAGGTGCAGGTCAACCAGCTCAGCGCCGGCCGCATTCCCGGCGGCGCGCTCGTCGAGCGCGGCGTCGAGGCGCAGGTGGGCGGCGAGAACACCTTCACGCTCGAACTCAACCGCTCCGACTTCGGCACCGTGCAGCGCGCGGTCGAGGCGATCAACCGGCAGTTCGGCCCCGGCACCGCGCAGGCGCTCGATGCGCGCGTGATCCAGGTGCAGGCACCCGCGGCGCAGGAGCGCGTGGGCTTCCTCGCGCGGCTCGAAGGCCTCGAGGTCACGCCCACGCAGGCCGTGGCCCGCGTGGTCGTCAATGCGCGCACCGGCTCCGTGGTCATGAACCAGGCGGTGCGGGTGAACGACTGCGCGGTGGCGCACGGCAACCTGTCGGTGGTCATCAACACCGAGCCGGTGATCAGCCAGCCCAATGCGCTCGCCGGCGGCCAGACCGTGGTGGCGCAGACCTCGCAGATCTCGGTCAACCAGGGCGGCGGCGCGCTGCAGATGGTGCGCGGCGGCGCTTCGCTGGCCGACGTGATCAAGGGCCTGAACAGCCTCGGCGCCAATCCGCAGGACCTGGTCTCCATCCTCCAGGCCATGAAGTCCGCCGGCGCGCTGCGCGCGGAACTCGAGATCATCTGA
- a CDS encoding methyl-accepting chemotaxis protein, translating into MKNLKIGTRLGIGFALVLALMACIAGIGVFRLQGVGDAVQEMVQRSLVKERLAANWLLNTSNNSVRTFALVKSNDAEVQEYLQKHMTKTSAAISETQTRLEALLDSPEERAISEDIKGKRTQYVGLRNAILKLKADGKQDEAARLTNEKLVPMLDVYDASIRAMLTHQAEQIDKAADAVHALNRAGRMNVIVLGVVALALGAVLAWLLTRSITRPLTEAVRVARTVADGDLTSRIEASSRDETGQLMQALKNMNTSLATVVSGVRHGTDAIATASGQIAAGNQDLSSRTEEQASSLEETAASMEQLTSTVKQNADNARQANQLALSASEVAVKGGNVVGQVVDTMASINASSKKIVDIIGVIDGIAFQTNILALNAAVEAARAGEQGRGFAVVASEVRSLAQRSGAAAKEIKGLIDDSVGKVDMGSTLVGEAGKTMEEIVGSVRRVTDIIGEITAASQEQSTGIEQVNQAIAQMDQVTQQNAALVEEAAAAAQSMQEQAASLVGAVSVFRLEPEAKAHAPTPAAATIPAATGTPRRLAAVPRAARSLSAGSGEPAATPRLTAASAANGDWTEF; encoded by the coding sequence ATGAAGAACCTGAAAATCGGCACGCGTCTCGGCATCGGGTTCGCGCTGGTGCTTGCACTCATGGCGTGCATCGCCGGCATCGGTGTGTTCCGCCTGCAGGGCGTCGGCGACGCGGTGCAGGAAATGGTGCAGCGCTCGCTCGTGAAGGAGCGCCTGGCCGCCAACTGGCTGCTGAACACCAGCAACAACAGCGTGCGCACCTTCGCACTGGTCAAGAGCAACGATGCGGAAGTGCAGGAGTACCTGCAGAAGCACATGACGAAGACCAGCGCCGCCATCTCCGAGACGCAGACCCGGCTCGAGGCGCTGCTCGATTCGCCCGAGGAGCGGGCGATCAGCGAGGACATCAAGGGCAAGCGCACGCAGTACGTGGGCCTGCGCAACGCCATCCTCAAGCTCAAGGCCGACGGCAAGCAGGACGAGGCGGCGCGCCTCACCAACGAGAAGCTGGTGCCGATGCTCGACGTGTACGACGCCAGCATCCGTGCCATGCTCACCCACCAGGCCGAGCAGATCGACAAGGCGGCCGATGCCGTGCATGCACTCAACCGCGCGGGCCGCATGAACGTGATCGTGCTCGGCGTGGTCGCGCTCGCGCTCGGTGCGGTGCTCGCATGGCTGCTGACCCGCAGCATCACGCGGCCGCTGACCGAAGCCGTGCGCGTGGCCCGGACCGTGGCCGACGGCGACCTCACGAGCCGCATCGAAGCGTCGTCGCGCGACGAGACCGGGCAGCTGATGCAGGCGCTCAAGAACATGAACACCAGCCTTGCCACGGTGGTCAGCGGCGTGCGCCACGGCACCGACGCGATCGCCACCGCCTCGGGCCAGATCGCCGCAGGCAACCAGGACCTGTCTTCGCGCACCGAGGAACAGGCCAGCTCGCTCGAAGAGACGGCCGCCTCGATGGAGCAGCTCACGAGCACCGTCAAGCAGAACGCCGACAACGCACGCCAGGCCAACCAGCTCGCGCTCTCGGCCTCCGAAGTGGCGGTCAAGGGCGGCAACGTGGTCGGCCAGGTGGTGGACACCATGGCCTCGATCAATGCCTCGTCCAAGAAGATCGTCGACATCATCGGCGTGATCGACGGCATTGCGTTCCAGACCAACATCCTCGCGCTCAATGCGGCGGTAGAAGCCGCACGTGCGGGTGAACAGGGCCGCGGCTTCGCGGTCGTCGCCTCGGAAGTGCGCAGCCTCGCACAGCGTTCGGGCGCCGCGGCCAAGGAGATCAAGGGCCTGATCGACGACTCGGTCGGCAAGGTCGACATGGGCAGCACGCTGGTCGGCGAGGCCGGCAAGACGATGGAAGAGATCGTGGGCAGCGTGCGGCGGGTGACGGACATCATCGGCGAGATCACCGCGGCGAGCCAGGAGCAGAGCACGGGCATCGAGCAGGTGAACCAGGCGATCGCGCAGATGGACCAGGTGACGCAGCAGAACGCGGCGCTGGTCGAAGAGGCTGCCGCCGCCGCGCAGTCGATGCAGGAGCAGGCCGCGAGCCTGGTCGGCGCCGTGAGCGTTTTCAGGCTCGAACCCGAGGCCAAGGCCCACGCCCCCACGCCAGCCGCCGCAACCATCCCGGCGGCCACGGGGACGCCGCGGCGGCTTGCGGCCGTTCCCAGGGCGGCGCGGTCGCTGTCGGCCGGCAGCGGCGAGCCCGCCGCGACCCCGCGGCTGACCGCCGCCAGCGCCGCGAACGGCGATTGGACGGAATTTTGA
- a CDS encoding methyl-accepting chemotaxis protein — protein MFLSQISIGKRLAVVIGAILALSLTSSVLAVLKLRQLGDEINAMVEKNIKTERAGADWLRHTTAGVQRAAAIAKSSDSNLIAYFAPYTAAAIKETNELQKFIEDQMDTPEKKQVFDKVGELRKAYLAAREEVSKAKLAGDMEGAEKIFNERFEPTSRSYLAGVQQMVDAERKQLDAAAERGKEMRAATSTMLIVCSVLSLGLGLALAWLLVRSITHPLRRAVAVAEAVAAGDLTSRIEVTTRDETGQLMHALKGMNDSLAKVVGEVRHGTDAIATASGQIAAGNQDLSSRTEEQASSLEQTAASMEELTGTVKQNADNARQANQLALSASEVAVRGGGVVNQVVDTMGSINASSKKIVDIIGVIDGIAFQTNILALNAAVEAARAGEQGRGFAVVASEVRSLAQRSGAAAKEIKGLIDDSVDKVEAGSRQVAEAGRTMEEIVDSVKRVTDIMGEITAASQEQSTGIEQVNQAIAQMDQVTQQNAALVEEAAAAAQSMQEQAASLVQAVSVFKLDGSDAPRTLVQMQAPVPPALPPRKAAPALKAPARAAAGRHAPAPSAPPRLAAATASASGDWTEF, from the coding sequence ATGTTTCTGAGTCAAATATCCATCGGGAAGCGGTTGGCCGTCGTGATCGGCGCCATCCTCGCCCTGTCTCTGACGAGCAGCGTGCTCGCCGTGCTCAAGCTGCGACAGCTGGGCGACGAGATCAACGCGATGGTGGAGAAGAACATCAAGACCGAGCGTGCCGGTGCCGACTGGCTGCGCCACACCACCGCGGGCGTGCAGCGCGCAGCGGCCATCGCGAAGAGCAGCGATTCGAACCTGATCGCCTACTTCGCGCCGTACACGGCCGCCGCCATCAAGGAAACCAACGAGCTGCAGAAGTTCATCGAGGACCAGATGGACACGCCCGAGAAGAAGCAGGTCTTCGACAAGGTCGGTGAGCTGCGCAAGGCCTACCTCGCGGCGCGCGAGGAGGTCAGCAAGGCCAAGCTCGCGGGCGACATGGAGGGTGCCGAGAAGATCTTCAACGAGCGCTTCGAACCCACCTCGCGCAGCTACCTCGCGGGCGTGCAGCAGATGGTGGACGCCGAGCGCAAGCAGCTCGACGCCGCCGCCGAACGCGGCAAGGAGATGCGCGCCGCCACCAGCACGATGCTGATCGTCTGCAGCGTGCTCTCGCTCGGCCTGGGCCTGGCGCTCGCGTGGCTGCTGGTGCGCAGCATCACCCATCCGCTGCGGCGCGCCGTCGCGGTCGCCGAGGCGGTGGCCGCCGGCGACCTGACGAGCCGCATCGAGGTGACGACGCGCGACGAGACCGGCCAGCTCATGCATGCGCTCAAGGGCATGAACGACAGCCTGGCCAAGGTGGTGGGCGAAGTGCGCCATGGCACCGATGCGATCGCCACGGCCTCGGGCCAGATCGCCGCGGGCAACCAGGACCTGTCGTCGCGCACCGAGGAACAGGCGAGCTCGCTCGAACAGACGGCCGCCTCGATGGAAGAGCTCACCGGCACCGTCAAGCAGAACGCCGACAACGCCCGCCAGGCCAACCAGCTCGCGCTCTCGGCCTCCGAAGTGGCCGTGCGCGGCGGCGGCGTGGTCAACCAGGTGGTCGACACCATGGGCTCGATCAATGCCTCGTCCAAGAAGATCGTCGACATCATCGGCGTGATCGACGGCATTGCGTTCCAGACCAACATCCTGGCCTTGAATGCGGCGGTGGAAGCCGCTCGCGCGGGTGAACAGGGCCGCGGCTTCGCGGTCGTCGCCTCGGAAGTGCGCAGCCTGGCCCAGCGCTCGGGCGCCGCAGCCAAGGAAATCAAGGGCTTGATCGACGACTCGGTGGACAAGGTCGAGGCCGGCAGCCGCCAAGTGGCGGAGGCGGGCCGCACGATGGAAGAGATCGTGGACAGCGTCAAGCGCGTGACCGACATCATGGGCGAGATCACGGCGGCGAGCCAGGAGCAGAGCACGGGCATCGAGCAGGTGAACCAGGCGATCGCGCAGATGGACCAGGTGACGCAGCAGAACGCGGCGCTGGTGGAAGAAGCCGCCGCTGCCGCCCAGTCGATGCAGGAGCAGGCTGCGAGCCTGGTGCAGGCAGTCAGCGTGTTCAAGCTCGACGGCAGCGATGCACCGCGCACGCTGGTGCAGATGCAGGCCCCGGTGCCGCCGGCACTGCCGCCGCGCAAGGCCGCGCCCGCACTGAAGGCGCCCGCCCGTGCCGCCGCCGGCCGCCATGCACCGGCGCCCAGCGCCCCGCCGAGGCTGGCTGCCGCAACGGCCTCCGCTTCGGGCGACTGGACCGAGTTCTAA
- a CDS encoding flagellar basal body L-ring protein FlgH has product MRSLRLWLLLAASVATGCAQIPREPLVHQPMTARADSMMAAAPRPANGAIFQAGPGGAALFEDRRPRNVGDILTIVISEKVNASKNSGASASRTGSLVADFAGGIPKLIGSLLDGQDAKLSGGNTLAAKGGANANNTFNGVITVTVVDVMRNGNLLVSGEKQMGINQGTEYIRFSGVVNPRTVSGNNTVPSTLVADARIEYTAKGYIDEAQHMGWLQRFFLNVMPF; this is encoded by the coding sequence ATGAGATCGCTCCGGCTCTGGTTGCTGCTGGCGGCATCGGTTGCCACGGGCTGCGCGCAGATCCCGCGCGAGCCGCTGGTGCACCAGCCGATGACGGCGCGCGCCGACAGCATGATGGCCGCGGCGCCGCGGCCTGCGAACGGCGCGATCTTCCAGGCCGGGCCCGGCGGCGCGGCGCTGTTCGAGGACCGCCGGCCGCGCAACGTGGGCGACATCCTGACCATCGTCATCAGCGAGAAGGTCAACGCGAGCAAGAACTCGGGCGCATCGGCCAGCCGCACCGGCAGCCTGGTCGCCGACTTCGCCGGCGGCATCCCGAAGCTGATCGGCTCGCTGCTCGACGGGCAGGACGCCAAGCTCTCGGGCGGCAACACGCTCGCCGCCAAGGGCGGCGCGAACGCCAACAACACCTTCAACGGCGTGATCACGGTCACCGTCGTCGACGTGATGCGCAACGGCAACCTGCTCGTGAGCGGCGAGAAGCAGATGGGCATCAACCAGGGCACCGAGTACATCCGCTTCTCGGGCGTGGTCAACCCGCGCACCGTCTCGGGCAACAACACCGTGCCGTCGACGCTGGTCGCCGACGCACGCATCGAATACACGGCCAAGGGCTACATCGACGAGGCCCAGCACATGGGCTGGCTGCAGCGCTTCTTCCTCAACGTCATGCCCTTCTGA
- a CDS encoding chemotaxis protein CheW has protein sequence MADTPTSTLHRGATASSAPSRLEVVTFTLGQEEYGIDIQKVQELRGYDAVTRIANAPDYIKGVVNLRGIIVPIIDMRIKFKLGTPSYDQFTVVIVLNIGGRVVGMVVDSVSDVITLSAEQIKPAPEMGSVLDTDYLIGLGTLDERMLILVDIDRLMSSEEMGLVEKIAA, from the coding sequence ATGGCAGACACCCCCACCTCCACTCTCCACCGCGGCGCCACGGCGTCCAGCGCGCCCAGCCGCCTCGAGGTCGTGACCTTCACGCTCGGCCAGGAGGAATACGGCATCGACATCCAGAAGGTGCAGGAGCTGCGCGGCTACGACGCGGTGACGCGGATCGCGAACGCGCCGGACTACATCAAGGGGGTGGTGAACCTGCGCGGGATCATCGTTCCGATCATCGACATGCGCATCAAGTTCAAGCTGGGCACGCCGAGCTACGACCAGTTCACGGTGGTGATCGTGCTGAACATCGGCGGGCGTGTGGTGGGCATGGTGGTGGACAGCGTGTCGGACGTGATCACGCTGTCGGCGGAGCAGATCAAGCCCGCGCCGGAGATGGGCTCGGTGCTGGACACCGACTACCTGATCGGGCTGGGCACGCTGGACGAGCGGATGCTGATCCTGGTGGACATCGACCGCCTGATGTCGAGCGAAGAAATGGGCCTGGTCGAGAAGATCGCGGCCTGA
- a CDS encoding chemotaxis protein CheW: protein MSANTSKPAADSRGAQTRSGRPLEFLSFTLGQEEYGIDIQKVQELRGYDAVTRIANAPDYIKGVVNLRGIIVPIIDMRIKFKLGTPSYDQFTVVIVLNIGGRVVGMVVDSVSDVITLSAEQIKPAPEMGSVLDTDYLIGLGTLDERMLILVDIDRLMSSEEMGLVEKAAA from the coding sequence ATGAGCGCAAACACATCCAAACCCGCCGCGGACAGCCGCGGCGCCCAGACCCGCTCCGGCCGGCCGCTGGAATTCCTTTCCTTCACGCTCGGCCAGGAGGAATACGGCATCGACATCCAGAAGGTGCAGGAGCTGCGCGGCTACGACGCGGTGACGCGGATCGCGAACGCGCCGGACTACATCAAGGGGGTGGTGAACCTGCGCGGGATCATCGTTCCGATCATCGACATGCGCATCAAGTTCAAGCTGGGCACGCCGAGCTACGACCAGTTCACGGTGGTGATCGTGCTGAACATCGGCGGGCGTGTGGTGGGCATGGTGGTGGACAGCGTGTCGGACGTGATCACGCTGTCGGCGGAGCAGATCAAGCCCGCGCCGGAGATGGGCTCGGTGCTGGACACCGACTACCTGATCGGGCTGGGCACGCTGGACGAGCGGATGCTGATCCTGGTGGACATCGACCGCCTGATGTCGAGCGAAGAAATGGGCCTGGTCGAGAAGGCCGCCGCCTGA